From the genome of Marixanthomonas ophiurae, one region includes:
- the rpoB gene encoding DNA-directed RNA polymerase subunit beta gives MSATQTERLNFSSVQNKPDYPDFLDIQIKSFQDFFQLETKSEERGNEGLYNTFMENFPITDTRNQFVLEFLDYFVDPPRYSIQECIERGLTYSVPLKARLKLYCTDPEHEDFETIVQDVYLGVIPYMTPSGTFCINGAERIVVSQLHRSPGVFFGQSFHANGTKLYSARVIPFKGSWIEFATDINSVMYAYIDRKKKLPVTTLFRAIGFERDKDILEIFDLAEEIKATKTGLKKFLGRKLAARVLKTWHEDFVDEDTGEVVSIERNEIVLDRDTELEKEHIEEILDSGSKTILLHKEDNQQGDYAIIHNTLQKDPTNSEKEAVEHIYRQLRNAEPPDEETARGIINKLFFSDQRYNLGEVGRYRMNKKLGLDIDMEKQVLTKEDIITIVKYLIELINSKAEIDDIDHLSNRRVRTVGEQLSSQFGVGLARMARTIRERMNVRDNEVFTPIDLINAKTLSSVINSFFGTNQLSQFMDQTNPLAEITHKRRLSALGPGGLSRERAGFEVRDVHYTHYGRLCPIETPEGPNIGLISSLSVYAKVNNLGFIETPYRKVEDGKIDLKSEPIYLSAEEEEDKLIAQANIPLKDNGQIDSDRVIARMEGDFPVVEPNTVNYADVAPNQIASISASLIPFLEHDDANRALMGSNMMRQAVPLLRADSPIVGTGLERQVASDSRVLINAEGDGEVEYVDANEISIKYDRTDDERMVSFDSDSKTYQLVKFRKTNQGTSINLKPIVSRGDRVKKGQVLCQGYATDKGELALGRNMKVAFMPWKGYNFEDAIVISERVVRDDIFTSIHIDEYSLEVRDTKLGNEELTHDIPNVSEEATKDLDENGMIRVGAEIKPGDILIGKITPKGESDPTPEEKLLRAIFGDKAGDVKDASLKASPSLRGVVINKKLFARAIKDKRKRAKDKEDISALEIAYDAKFDALKDVLVEKLFAIVGGKTAQGVTNDLGETVFPKGKKYTQKMLNAVDDYAHLTGGTWTTDDDLNALVADLLHNYKIKENDLQGGLRREKFTISVGDELPSGILKLAKVYVAKKRKLKVGDKMAGRHGNKGIVARIVREEDMPFLDDGSPVDIVLNPLGVPSRMNIGQIYETVLGWAGQKLGRKFATPIFDGATIDQINELTDEAEIPRFGHTHLYDGGTGQRFDQPATVGVIYMLKLGHMVDDKMHARSIGPYSLITQQPLGGKAQFGGQRFGEMEVWALEAYGASSTLREILTVKSDDVIGRAKTYESIVKGETMPEPGLPESFNVLMHELKGLGLDIRLEE, from the coding sequence ATGTCAGCAACGCAAACTGAAAGATTGAATTTCTCTTCTGTACAGAACAAACCGGATTATCCGGATTTTCTGGATATTCAGATTAAATCCTTCCAGGATTTTTTCCAGCTTGAAACAAAGTCAGAAGAAAGGGGTAACGAAGGCCTTTATAACACCTTCATGGAAAACTTTCCAATAACAGATACCCGAAATCAATTTGTATTAGAGTTTTTAGATTATTTTGTAGATCCGCCAAGATACTCCATTCAGGAATGTATTGAGCGTGGTCTTACGTACAGCGTTCCCTTAAAGGCACGTTTAAAATTATATTGTACCGATCCTGAGCACGAAGATTTTGAAACTATCGTACAGGATGTGTACTTAGGAGTGATTCCTTATATGACTCCAAGTGGTACTTTCTGTATCAACGGTGCAGAACGTATTGTAGTATCTCAGTTACACCGTTCACCTGGTGTGTTCTTTGGACAATCCTTTCACGCAAACGGAACCAAATTATATTCAGCTCGTGTAATTCCTTTTAAAGGGTCATGGATTGAATTTGCTACCGATATTAACAGCGTTATGTACGCGTATATCGATAGAAAGAAAAAGTTGCCGGTAACAACATTGTTCCGTGCTATTGGTTTTGAAAGAGATAAGGATATTCTTGAAATATTTGATCTTGCTGAAGAAATTAAAGCAACAAAAACTGGTCTTAAAAAATTCTTAGGCCGTAAACTCGCTGCCCGTGTTCTTAAAACGTGGCACGAAGACTTCGTGGACGAAGATACAGGAGAAGTTGTTTCTATTGAGCGTAACGAAATTGTATTAGACCGTGATACTGAGCTTGAAAAAGAGCACATTGAAGAGATATTAGACTCTGGGTCAAAAACGATTTTATTACATAAAGAAGATAATCAGCAAGGAGACTATGCGATTATCCACAACACATTGCAAAAAGATCCTACCAATTCAGAAAAAGAAGCGGTAGAGCATATCTATAGACAATTACGTAACGCTGAACCGCCAGATGAGGAAACCGCTCGTGGTATCATCAATAAGTTGTTCTTTTCAGACCAACGTTATAACCTTGGTGAAGTAGGTCGTTACCGGATGAACAAAAAACTAGGTCTTGATATCGACATGGAAAAGCAGGTGCTTACCAAAGAAGATATCATTACCATTGTAAAATACTTAATCGAGCTTATCAACTCAAAAGCTGAGATTGATGATATTGATCACCTAAGCAACCGTCGTGTACGTACCGTAGGAGAGCAGTTGTCATCTCAATTTGGTGTTGGTTTAGCCCGTATGGCACGTACTATTCGTGAGCGTATGAACGTTCGTGACAACGAAGTGTTTACCCCGATTGATTTGATCAACGCGAAGACACTTTCTTCAGTTATCAATTCGTTCTTTGGTACCAACCAGTTGTCTCAGTTTATGGACCAAACAAACCCGCTGGCTGAAATTACGCATAAGCGTCGTCTTTCAGCTTTAGGACCTGGAGGTCTTTCAAGAGAAAGAGCAGGGTTCGAGGTTCGTGATGTCCACTATACACACTACGGAAGACTTTGTCCTATTGAAACACCGGAAGGGCCAAACATTGGTTTGATTTCTTCACTTTCAGTATATGCCAAAGTAAACAACTTAGGTTTTATCGAAACACCTTATAGAAAGGTTGAAGACGGTAAAATCGATCTGAAAAGTGAACCAATATATCTTTCGGCTGAAGAAGAGGAGGATAAATTGATTGCACAAGCAAACATTCCACTTAAAGATAATGGACAAATTGATAGCGATCGTGTAATTGCACGAATGGAAGGTGATTTCCCGGTTGTAGAGCCAAATACGGTTAATTATGCCGATGTTGCGCCTAACCAAATTGCTTCTATTTCAGCATCTTTAATTCCATTTTTGGAACATGATGATGCCAACCGTGCGTTGATGGGATCGAATATGATGCGCCAGGCAGTACCTTTATTGAGAGCAGACTCTCCAATTGTTGGTACAGGTTTGGAACGTCAAGTAGCTTCAGATTCTCGTGTATTGATTAATGCAGAAGGAGATGGCGAAGTAGAGTATGTTGATGCAAACGAAATTTCTATTAAATATGACCGTACCGATGATGAGCGTATGGTAAGTTTTGATAGTGATTCAAAAACATACCAGCTGGTAAAATTCAGAAAAACAAACCAAGGTACATCCATTAACTTGAAGCCAATTGTAAGTAGAGGTGATCGAGTTAAAAAAGGACAAGTACTTTGTCAAGGTTATGCAACCGATAAAGGTGAATTAGCATTGGGTAGAAACATGAAAGTAGCCTTTATGCCTTGGAAAGGGTATAACTTTGAGGATGCGATTGTGATTTCTGAACGCGTAGTAAGAGACGATATATTTACATCGATTCACATTGATGAATATTCACTTGAGGTACGTGATACCAAATTAGGAAATGAAGAATTAACTCATGATATTCCTAACGTTTCAGAAGAGGCTACTAAAGACCTTGATGAAAACGGGATGATACGTGTAGGTGCCGAAATAAAACCAGGTGATATATTAATTGGTAAGATTACTCCAAAAGGAGAAAGCGACCCAACTCCTGAAGAAAAATTACTTCGAGCGATATTTGGTGATAAAGCAGGTGATGTAAAAGATGCTTCATTAAAAGCTTCTCCATCATTACGAGGTGTTGTAATTAATAAGAAGTTATTTGCACGTGCTATTAAAGATAAGCGTAAAAGAGCAAAAGATAAAGAAGATATCTCTGCACTAGAAATCGCTTACGATGCTAAATTTGATGCATTAAAAGATGTGTTAGTTGAAAAACTATTTGCAATTGTAGGAGGAAAAACCGCTCAAGGTGTTACTAACGATCTTGGTGAAACGGTATTTCCAAAAGGTAAAAAGTACACCCAAAAAATGTTAAATGCAGTAGATGACTACGCACACTTAACAGGAGGTACTTGGACTACCGATGATGACCTTAATGCATTAGTTGCCGATTTATTGCACAACTATAAGATTAAAGAGAACGATTTACAAGGTGGATTACGTCGTGAGAAATTTACCATCTCTGTAGGAGATGAGTTGCCTTCTGGTATTCTAAAACTTGCTAAAGTTTATGTCGCTAAAAAGCGTAAACTTAAAGTAGGTGATAAAATGGCGGGACGTCACGGTAACAAAGGTATTGTAGCACGTATTGTTCGTGAAGAAGATATGCCTTTCCTTGATGATGGAAGCCCTGTAGATATCGTGTTGAATCCACTTGGGGTACCATCACGTATGAACATTGGTCAAATTTATGAAACGGTACTAGGATGGGCTGGGCAAAAATTAGGTCGCAAATTTGCTACTCCAATTTTTGATGGTGCAACTATAGACCAGATTAACGAATTGACTGATGAAGCTGAGATACCAAGATTTGGACACACGCATTTATATGATGGTGGAACCGGACAGCGTTTTGACCAACCTGCAACAGTAGGGGTTATTTATATGCTGAAACTAGGTCACATGGTAGATGATAAGATGCACGCACGTTCTATTGGACCATACTCATTAATTACACAACAACCATTGGGTGGTAAAGCTCAATTTGGTGGTCAGCGATTTGGTGAGATGGAGGTTTGGGCACTTGAAGCCTACGGAGCATCCAGCACATTACGTGAAATATTGACAGTAAAATCTGATGATGTTATTGGTAGAGCTAAAACATATGAAAGTATTGTTAAAGGCGAAACCATGCCAGAACCAGGGCTACCAGAATCTTTTAACGTGTTAATGCACGAATTAAAAGGGTTAGGACTTGACATTAGATTAGAAGAATAA
- the rplL gene encoding 50S ribosomal protein L7/L12 — MADLKDFAEQLVNLTVKEVNELAEILKEEYGIEPAAAAVAVAGGGAGGGEEADEQTEFDVILTAAGGSKLAVVKLVKELTGAGLKDAKGLVDNAPSPIKEGVAKDEAEAVKAQLEEAGAEVELK; from the coding sequence ATGGCAGATTTAAAAGATTTCGCAGAACAATTGGTTAACTTAACAGTAAAAGAAGTTAATGAGTTAGCTGAAATATTAAAAGAAGAGTACGGTATAGAGCCTGCTGCTGCAGCTGTAGCTGTTGCTGGTGGTGGTGCTGGCGGAGGCGAAGAAGCTGACGAGCAAACCGAATTCGACGTAATCCTTACAGCCGCAGGAGGTTCTAAGTTAGCAGTTGTAAAACTGGTAAAAGAATTAACAGGTGCTGGTCTTAAAGACGCTAAAGGATTAGTAGATAATGCTCCATCTCCAATTAAAGAAGGTGTAGCAAAAGACGAAGCTGAAGCAGTAAAAGCTCAGTTAGAAGAAGCAGGAGCAGAGGTTGAGCTTAAGTAA
- the rplJ gene encoding 50S ribosomal protein L10, producing the protein MTREEKSQVIESLTAQLSENTIIYLADISGLDAGATTKLRRACFKAGVSLNVVKNTLLSKAMESSDKDFGELSEVLKGNTSLMVSETGNAPAKVIKEFRKKSEKPLLKGAFIEEAIYVGDEKLDKLVEIKSKEEVIGDIISALQSPAKNVISALKSGGTTIAGIVKTLSEKEG; encoded by the coding sequence ATGACAAGAGAAGAAAAATCACAAGTAATTGAAAGTTTGACTGCACAGTTATCCGAGAACACTATTATATATTTAGCAGATATCTCGGGGCTTGATGCAGGAGCTACAACAAAATTGCGTCGCGCTTGTTTTAAAGCGGGAGTAAGTTTGAATGTAGTAAAAAACACCTTGCTTTCTAAAGCTATGGAAAGCAGTGATAAGGACTTTGGTGAGTTATCCGAAGTACTTAAAGGCAATACATCGTTAATGGTTTCTGAAACAGGAAACGCACCAGCAAAAGTAATTAAGGAATTCAGAAAAAAATCTGAAAAGCCTCTACTTAAAGGAGCCTTTATTGAAGAAGCAATTTACGTAGGCGATGAGAAACTTGACAAGTTAGTTGAAATTAAATCTAAGGAAGAAGTTATTGGAGACATTATATCAGCGCTTCAATCTCCTGCCAAGAATGTTATTTCAGCACTTAAATCAGGTGGTACTACAATCGCGGGTATTGTTAAAACCCTTTCTGAAAAAGAAGGATAA
- the rplA gene encoding 50S ribosomal protein L1 — protein sequence MARLTKKQKEATLKVEDRSYTVAEASALIKEITNVNFDASVDLAVRLNVDPRKANQMVRGVVTLPHGTGKDVKVLALVTPDKEAEAKEAGADYVGLDEYLEKIKGGWTDVDVIVTMPSVMGKLGPLGRVLGPRGLMPNPKTGTVTMDVAKAVSDVKAGKIDFKVEKTGIVHAAIGKASFDAEKIAGNARELLTTLVKLKPQAAKGVYIESIYMSSTMSPSVEIDTKRFTEQ from the coding sequence ATGGCAAGATTAACAAAAAAGCAAAAAGAAGCAACGCTTAAAGTAGAGGATAGATCCTACACTGTAGCTGAAGCTTCTGCTTTAATAAAAGAAATCACCAATGTAAATTTTGATGCCTCTGTAGACCTTGCGGTTCGTCTTAACGTGGATCCACGTAAAGCAAACCAAATGGTTCGTGGCGTTGTTACCTTACCACACGGTACTGGTAAAGATGTTAAGGTGTTGGCATTAGTAACTCCTGATAAGGAGGCTGAAGCTAAAGAAGCTGGAGCAGATTATGTTGGATTAGATGAGTACCTCGAGAAAATTAAAGGGGGATGGACAGACGTTGACGTTATTGTAACTATGCCAAGCGTTATGGGTAAATTAGGACCATTAGGACGAGTTTTAGGACCACGTGGATTAATGCCTAACCCAAAAACAGGTACAGTAACAATGGATGTTGCTAAAGCAGTTTCTGATGTAAAAGCTGGTAAAATTGACTTTAAAGTTGAGAAAACTGGTATTGTACACGCAGCAATTGGAAAAGCATCTTTCGATGCCGAAAAAATTGCCGGAAACGCAAGAGAATTATTAACAACACTCGTTAAACTGAAGCCTCAGGCCGCAAAAGGTGTGTATATAGAAAGCATCTATATGTCTAGTACTATGAGTCCTAGTGTAGAGATCGACACCAAACGTTTCACTGAGCAGTAA
- the rplK gene encoding 50S ribosomal protein L11, with product MAKEVDKVVKLQVRGGAANPSPPVGPALGAAGVNIMEFCKQFNARTQDKQGKVLPVAITVYKDKSFEFVIKTPPAAVQILEAAKVKKGSGEPHARKVASISWDQVRAIAEDKMPDLNAFTVESAMRMVAGTARSMGVKVKGAAPF from the coding sequence ATGGCAAAAGAAGTAGATAAAGTAGTAAAGTTGCAAGTTCGAGGTGGTGCCGCTAACCCGTCGCCTCCAGTAGGACCAGCTTTAGGTGCTGCCGGTGTGAACATTATGGAGTTCTGTAAGCAATTTAATGCTAGAACCCAAGATAAACAAGGAAAAGTGTTGCCAGTTGCGATTACGGTATATAAAGACAAATCATTTGAATTTGTTATTAAAACCCCACCCGCTGCTGTACAAATTCTTGAAGCTGCTAAGGTCAAAAAAGGATCTGGTGAGCCACACGCAAGAAAAGTAGCATCTATTTCATGGGATCAAGTTCGAGCTATTGCAGAAGACAAAATGCCCGATTTAAATGCATTTACTGTTGAGTCTGCCATGAGAATGGTAGCTGGTACTGCACGATCAATGGGAGTGAAAGTAAAAGGAGCTGCTCCTTTTTAA
- the nusG gene encoding transcription termination/antitermination protein NusG produces MTETKSTKKWYVVRSVSGQENKIKSYLETEITRLNLEDYIEQVLVPTEKVIQIRNGKKINKERVFFPGYIMIQASLAGEVPHIIKSINGVIGFLGETKGGDPVPLRQSEVNRMLGKVDELAVEDDNVNIPFVIGETVKVIDGPFNGFNGTVEKINEEKRKLEVMVKIFGRKTPLELSYMQVEKI; encoded by the coding sequence ATGACTGAAACTAAGAGTACAAAAAAGTGGTATGTAGTCCGGTCGGTAAGTGGACAAGAAAATAAGATTAAGTCGTATCTCGAAACTGAGATTACACGATTAAATCTTGAAGACTATATTGAACAAGTTCTCGTACCTACTGAGAAAGTAATTCAAATTCGTAATGGAAAAAAAATCAATAAAGAGCGTGTTTTTTTTCCAGGTTATATTATGATTCAAGCGAGTTTGGCTGGAGAAGTACCACATATTATAAAATCAATTAATGGAGTTATTGGTTTTTTAGGTGAAACCAAAGGAGGGGATCCTGTTCCGCTAAGACAGTCTGAAGTAAACAGAATGTTAGGAAAGGTAGATGAGTTAGCTGTAGAAGATGATAATGTAAACATTCCTTTTGTAATTGGTGAAACTGTAAAAGTAATTGACGGTCCTTTCAACGGCTTTAACGGTACGGTTGAAAAAATAAACGAAGAAAAACGCAAGCTTGAAGTTATGGTGAAAATATTCGGAAGAAAAACACCATTAGAATTAAGCTATATGCAAGTAGAGAAAATTTAA
- the secE gene encoding preprotein translocase subunit SecE — protein sequence MVNYIKESYSELKNHVTWPSWSEAQKLTVVVAVFSIILALLVFGVDKVFSRVIEFYFEWIKS from the coding sequence ATGGTAAATTATATAAAAGAATCCTATAGTGAACTTAAAAACCACGTAACCTGGCCAAGTTGGTCAGAAGCACAAAAACTAACAGTTGTTGTGGCAGTATTTTCAATTATACTGGCATTACTTGTTTTTGGTGTTGACAAGGTGTTTAGTAGAGTTATAGAATTTTATTTTGAATGGATCAAGTCGTAA
- the tuf gene encoding elongation factor Tu gives MAKETYDRSKPHLNIGTIGHVDHGKTTLTAAITKVMADAGYSEASAFDQIDNAPEEKERGITINSSHVEYQTANRHYAHVDCPGHADYVKNMVTGAAQMDGAILVVAATDGPMPQTREHILLGRQVGIPKIVTFLNKVDLVDDEELLELVEMEVRDLLSFYEYDGDNGPVISGSALGALNGEQKWSDTVLELMEAVDNWIELPERDVDKPFLMPIEDVFSITGRGTVATGRIETGVANTGDAVDIIGMGAGKLSSTVTGVEMFRKILDRGEAGDNVGILLRGIEKSQISRGMVICKPGSVTPHDKFKAEVYILKKEEGGRHTPFHNNYRPQFYVRTTDVTGTINLPDGVEMVMPGDNLTITVDLIQPIAMNVGLRFAIREGGRTVGAGQVTEIL, from the coding sequence ATGGCAAAAGAAACATACGATCGGTCGAAGCCTCACTTAAACATAGGTACAATTGGACACGTAGATCACGGAAAAACAACTTTGACAGCTGCTATTACTAAAGTAATGGCTGATGCTGGTTATTCAGAAGCTAGTGCTTTTGACCAAATTGATAATGCTCCTGAAGAAAAAGAAAGAGGTATTACAATTAACTCTTCACACGTAGAGTACCAAACAGCTAATCGTCACTACGCACACGTTGACTGTCCTGGTCACGCGGATTACGTGAAGAACATGGTTACTGGTGCTGCTCAAATGGACGGTGCTATTTTGGTTGTTGCTGCAACAGACGGTCCAATGCCACAAACTCGTGAGCATATCCTTTTAGGACGTCAGGTTGGTATTCCAAAAATCGTAACATTCTTAAACAAAGTTGATTTAGTTGACGATGAAGAATTGTTAGAATTAGTTGAAATGGAAGTAAGAGACTTGCTTTCTTTCTACGAATATGATGGTGATAATGGTCCTGTAATCTCTGGTTCTGCTCTTGGAGCGTTGAACGGAGAACAAAAATGGTCAGACACTGTTTTGGAGTTGATGGAAGCTGTTGATAACTGGATTGAATTGCCAGAACGTGATGTAGATAAGCCTTTCTTGATGCCAATCGAGGATGTATTTTCTATTACAGGTCGTGGTACAGTTGCAACTGGACGTATAGAAACAGGTGTTGCTAACACAGGTGATGCTGTTGATATTATTGGTATGGGAGCAGGAAAACTTTCTTCTACTGTTACTGGTGTTGAGATGTTCCGTAAAATCCTTGATAGAGGTGAAGCTGGAGATAACGTAGGTATCTTATTAAGAGGAATTGAAAAGTCTCAAATATCAAGAGGTATGGTAATCTGTAAGCCGGGTTCTGTTACTCCACACGATAAGTTTAAAGCAGAGGTTTATATCCTTAAAAAAGAAGAAGGTGGTCGTCACACGCCATTCCATAATAACTACCGTCCTCAGTTCTACGTTCGTACAACTGATGTTACAGGAACAATTAATCTTCCTGATGGTGTAGAAATGGTAATGCCAGGAGATAACCTTACAATTACAGTAGATCTTATCCAGCCTATCGCAATGAATGTTGGACTACGTTTCGCTATCCGTGAAGGTGGTAGAACTGTAGGTGCAGGTCAGGTAACTGAAATTTTATAA
- the hpf gene encoding ribosome hibernation-promoting factor, HPF/YfiA family yields the protein MKVNVQTPNFVADGKLINFIEKKLSKLEQFYDRIIYADVFLKVQKTSDKENKNVEILLSIPGDDLIVKKEAKSFEEGTDECVHALQRQLKKRKQKQRAFS from the coding sequence ATGAAAGTAAATGTGCAAACTCCAAATTTTGTTGCAGATGGTAAGCTTATCAATTTTATTGAAAAGAAACTTTCTAAACTAGAACAATTTTATGATCGTATAATTTATGCCGATGTGTTTTTAAAAGTTCAAAAAACCAGCGATAAAGAAAATAAAAATGTAGAAATACTCTTAAGTATTCCTGGTGACGATCTGATAGTCAAAAAGGAAGCCAAATCTTTTGAAGAGGGAACAGATGAGTGTGTGCATGCATTACAGCGGCAATTAAAAAAACGAAAACAAAAACAAAGAGCTTTTTCTTAA
- a CDS encoding tyrosine-type recombinase/integrase encodes MPFSAFIDYLSLEKKYSPHTVTAYKKDLETFLEFASTEFEYPEIATVHYSIIRSWIITLVNNGVSNRSVNRKISSLKTYYKFLLKTKQIEVSPLVKHRALKTAKKVQVPFSEKEINEVLQLLQEAEGFEGVRNKLIVELFYTTGMRRAELVNLKIGAISETSKTIKVLGKRNKERIIPLLAAVINTVVEYKAERSKLEEIKDPDYLLLTTKGVKIYETLVYRVINSYFSKASEKVKKSPHILRHSFATHLLNEGADLNAVKELLGHSSLASTQVYTHSSIARLKQVYQNSHPRNSK; translated from the coding sequence ATGCCTTTTTCAGCCTTTATAGATTATTTATCTCTAGAGAAAAAGTATTCTCCACATACCGTCACTGCCTATAAAAAAGATTTAGAAACTTTTCTAGAATTTGCTTCTACCGAATTTGAATATCCTGAAATTGCAACAGTACATTATTCCATTATCCGGAGCTGGATTATTACATTGGTAAATAACGGAGTTTCTAACCGAAGTGTAAACCGTAAAATTTCCTCGCTAAAAACCTACTACAAGTTTTTACTGAAAACAAAACAAATTGAAGTAAGCCCTTTAGTTAAACACAGAGCTTTAAAAACTGCAAAAAAAGTACAGGTACCTTTTTCAGAAAAAGAAATAAACGAAGTATTGCAATTGCTCCAAGAAGCCGAAGGGTTTGAAGGCGTTCGCAATAAATTAATTGTCGAGCTTTTTTATACTACGGGTATGCGTCGGGCTGAGTTAGTAAATTTAAAAATTGGCGCTATTTCTGAAACATCAAAAACAATTAAGGTTTTAGGAAAGCGTAATAAGGAACGTATTATACCATTACTGGCAGCGGTAATCAATACAGTTGTAGAATATAAAGCTGAGCGATCAAAATTAGAAGAAATAAAAGATCCTGATTATTTATTATTGACCACTAAGGGCGTTAAAATATATGAAACGCTTGTCTATCGGGTGATAAATTCTTATTTTAGTAAAGCGTCTGAAAAGGTAAAGAAAAGTCCGCATATTCTGCGGCATTCTTTTGCTACCCATCTTTTAAACGAAGGTGCAGATTTAAACGCGGTAAAAGAGTTATTGGGGCATTCTAGTTTGGCTTCTACGCAAGTTTATACGCATAGTAGTATTGCAAGGCTAAAACAAGTGTACCAAAATTCACATCCTCGCAATTCAAAATAA
- the rpsU gene encoding 30S ribosomal protein S21 encodes MLIIPVKDGENIDRALKRFKRKFDRTGTMRQLRKRQQFTKPSVKRRAQIQKAEYIQNLRDQEEI; translated from the coding sequence ATGTTAATAATACCAGTAAAAGACGGCGAAAATATAGATAGAGCGTTAAAGCGTTTCAAGCGTAAGTTTGACCGTACGGGAACGATGCGTCAGCTACGTAAAAGACAACAATTTACGAAGCCATCTGTTAAGCGCAGAGCGCAAATCCAGAAAGCCGAATATATTCAGAACTTAAGAGATCAGGAAGAAATTTAA